In Anaerohalosphaeraceae bacterium, the following proteins share a genomic window:
- a CDS encoding iron-containing alcohol dehydrogenase: MNSLSARPLKMQFPRTLVWGPNCTEQFIEDLRGQNLRRVLLVTARPLQPLAASITAALQDRGISASVDDTINQEPTIEMLESSLERSRTLDFEAVIGLGGGSALDTAKLIAALARSRQKPDEVFGIGKLTGRTIRLVCLPTTSGTGSEVSPNAILVDRDKKKKGVISEFLVPDAAYVDPLLTRTVPPPVTAATGMDALVHCIEAYANRGAHPMTDLYALEGIRLISAHLKAAVENGEDLNARSALSLGSLYGGLCLGPVNTAAVHALAYPLGGEFHIPHGLSNAVLLPYVMEFTLSAAPARYAQIAEALGVQRAATEEETARRGVEAIRQLCTACGIPLRLSELGLPKTALEKMAESAMTVTRLLKNNLREVTYEDAVSIYRKAW; the protein is encoded by the coding sequence ATGAACAGTCTGTCCGCCCGCCCTTTAAAAATGCAGTTTCCCCGAACGCTGGTCTGGGGTCCCAACTGCACTGAGCAGTTTATTGAAGACCTGCGGGGTCAGAATCTCCGCCGTGTTCTGCTTGTGACGGCTCGGCCGCTTCAGCCCCTTGCGGCCTCCATCACGGCGGCTCTTCAGGACAGAGGAATTTCGGCCTCAGTGGATGACACCATCAATCAGGAACCGACAATCGAGATGCTCGAATCCTCTCTGGAGCGCAGCCGAACGCTTGATTTTGAGGCGGTCATCGGTCTGGGCGGAGGCAGCGCGCTGGACACGGCCAAACTGATAGCAGCCCTGGCCCGGAGCCGGCAGAAGCCGGATGAAGTTTTCGGCATCGGCAAACTGACAGGGCGAACCATCCGGCTGGTCTGTCTGCCCACGACCTCCGGCACCGGCAGTGAGGTCTCCCCGAACGCCATTCTTGTAGATCGGGACAAAAAGAAAAAAGGCGTCATCAGCGAATTCCTTGTGCCCGATGCCGCATATGTTGATCCGCTGCTGACGCGGACCGTTCCTCCGCCGGTGACGGCGGCAACCGGAATGGATGCGCTGGTTCACTGCATCGAGGCCTATGCCAACCGAGGGGCCCATCCGATGACGGACCTTTACGCGCTGGAGGGCATCCGGCTGATTTCGGCCCATCTGAAAGCAGCCGTGGAGAACGGCGAAGACCTCAATGCCCGGTCGGCTCTTTCGCTGGGGAGTCTGTACGGCGGTTTATGTCTTGGGCCCGTCAATACCGCCGCCGTTCACGCGCTGGCTTATCCGCTCGGCGGGGAATTTCACATCCCCCACGGCCTTTCCAACGCTGTGCTGCTGCCGTATGTGATGGAATTTACCCTTTCGGCCGCCCCGGCACGGTATGCACAAATTGCAGAAGCCCTCGGCGTCCAACGCGCTGCGACGGAGGAGGAAACGGCCCGGCGGGGCGTGGAGGCAATTCGTCAGCTGTGCACAGCATGCGGGATTCCTCTCCGGCTGTCCGAACTGGGTCTGCCGAAGACGGCGCTGGAGAAAATGGCGGAATCCGCCATGACCGTCACCCGACTTCTGAAGAACAACCTGAGGGAAGTAACCTACGAAGATGCGGTTTCCATTTATCGAAAGGCCTGGTAA
- a CDS encoding dihydrodipicolinate synthase family protein, whose product MNTGKQYGGLIVPMVTPFASGRIDREAVCRIIDYLTDGGTAGIFVLGTTGEAPSISPEQKKELVEITVRHTKGRARVYAGISDNCFENSVRAARTYFALGVEAVVAHLPWYYSLNDAEIQGYFQSLADEIDGPLMLYNIPKTTHMSIPIEGIERLSRHCHIVGIKDSADDPERMEQMIKTFAHREDFCYVLGCAKWSAKAVLLGADGIVPSSANLVPQLYRDLFESARCGNQTAAFELQEQTNRISSLYQENRSLGQSLAALKIMMSLAGLCGPEMLKPLQTADAALKIELENRMMKIPALKTLLEKKKGL is encoded by the coding sequence ATGAATACAGGGAAACAATACGGCGGCCTGATTGTCCCGATGGTGACCCCCTTTGCCTCGGGGCGGATTGACCGAGAGGCGGTCTGCCGGATTATTGACTACCTGACTGACGGCGGAACGGCGGGCATTTTTGTCCTCGGAACTACCGGCGAAGCCCCCTCTATCAGCCCGGAGCAAAAAAAGGAGCTGGTCGAGATAACTGTTCGCCATACTAAAGGACGGGCCCGGGTTTATGCAGGAATCTCCGACAATTGTTTTGAAAACTCCGTCCGAGCAGCCCGGACGTACTTTGCCCTCGGGGTCGAAGCGGTCGTCGCCCACCTGCCGTGGTACTACTCCCTGAATGATGCAGAAATTCAAGGGTATTTTCAATCGCTGGCCGATGAAATCGACGGACCGCTGATGCTGTACAACATCCCGAAAACAACTCATATGTCGATTCCTATCGAAGGGATTGAACGGTTAAGCCGCCATTGCCATATCGTGGGAATCAAAGATTCGGCGGATGACCCGGAGCGGATGGAACAGATGATAAAAACCTTCGCTCATCGGGAGGACTTCTGCTATGTCCTCGGCTGCGCCAAATGGAGCGCCAAAGCCGTGCTGCTCGGAGCCGACGGCATCGTGCCCAGTTCCGCCAATCTGGTCCCGCAGCTGTATCGGGACTTGTTCGAAAGCGCCCGGTGCGGCAATCAAACCGCCGCCTTTGAGCTGCAGGAGCAGACAAACAGGATTTCGTCGCTCTATCAGGAAAACCGCTCTCTGGGGCAGTCCCTGGCTGCCTTGAAAATAATGATGTCGCTGGCGGGCCTTTGCGGTCCGGAGATGCTCAAACCTCTTCAAACAGCGGACGCCGCCTTGAAAATTGAGCTGGAAAACCGGATGATGAAAATACCTGCCTTGAAGACCTTACTCGAGAAGAAAAAGGGACTCTAA
- a CDS encoding TonB-dependent receptor plug domain-containing protein, with protein sequence MSSNFLSLPARLSVLLAAAVMVLAPTKLPASSSGTDDETLRKKLEEVSAALNELNAQREKLLQEKEQLQIQLWGSVPQEEKETEEYTEPQDLFEMSIVDLMNLDVLPVGTLTKSARRISPAAITTITQEQIWQSGAHSLNELLEIYIPGLQYSIQEWEFPHIGIRGITGDRDDKYLLLVNGRVLNERGHYGALSERDLPLLADIHHIDVIRGPGSAIYGPGAISGVINIVTENGLTFRGTEVTAKAGAVENFGSIEIKHGRKFSKDSGAYFYFGLDKYEGASQDWTPYVSGKWFTSWGDGYTVRPGRPVPFSVVNDNQAWAQSPRLKFHTQYTNGNFDFWARLSRGGLDYINPLEAYNNPAAAGWTWGPEWWQPAGQQAPSGTGYQQFTVFAKYLHELSDTFNIEYILSYDTFRYMRRDFSNNYNRHDEDEIFAKALARWTPDERHSVALGAELSLESFNSMSGGNFNAWRISTYDWDKEAWTTATYSGLGEWQWTLTDSVTLFLGGRVDKNSYTDTLYSPRAAVVYSLTPRDTLKFITARSVRMQNAEESRLRWLETKDTSDAEELDNLEIRWERQHNDNLWFAFSGFTSKLDAIAWDVASVSTTNVGLQKSWGLEGEFTYKKDSWNLSASHSYVTLTDFDLREGMSTYLVSGDRLSSWSDHITKVQAGYQFNPNWSLLTSARIYWGFPGAEDYAEAHDTIDEGFSDAYDAAVFLNMGLRYQKEKISMGLDGTNLLGFIDKKYNRRLRVQGNCNDYRSTAPSVLFSLKYHF encoded by the coding sequence ATGTCCAGCAATTTCCTATCCCTCCCGGCCAGGCTGTCTGTGCTTTTGGCGGCCGCTGTGATGGTTTTAGCTCCGACGAAACTGCCGGCATCCTCTTCAGGAACCGATGACGAAACCCTTCGGAAAAAACTCGAAGAAGTGTCCGCTGCACTCAATGAACTGAACGCCCAGCGGGAAAAACTGCTGCAGGAAAAAGAACAGCTTCAAATCCAGCTGTGGGGCAGCGTTCCGCAGGAAGAAAAGGAAACCGAAGAATACACCGAACCGCAGGACTTATTCGAAATGTCGATCGTGGACCTAATGAACTTGGATGTGCTGCCGGTCGGAACCCTCACCAAATCCGCCCGGCGCATCTCGCCGGCGGCCATCACCACCATCACCCAGGAACAAATCTGGCAGTCCGGCGCCCACAGTCTCAACGAACTGCTGGAAATCTATATCCCCGGACTCCAATACAGCATTCAGGAATGGGAGTTTCCGCACATCGGAATCCGGGGCATCACCGGCGACCGCGATGATAAATATCTGCTGCTGGTCAACGGACGTGTGCTCAATGAGCGCGGGCACTACGGCGCCCTCAGCGAACGGGACCTGCCGCTTCTGGCCGATATTCATCATATCGATGTGATTCGCGGGCCCGGTTCGGCGATTTACGGTCCCGGCGCCATCTCCGGCGTCATCAATATCGTCACCGAAAACGGCCTGACCTTTCGGGGGACGGAAGTGACGGCCAAGGCCGGAGCCGTCGAAAATTTCGGCTCTATTGAAATCAAGCACGGACGAAAATTCAGCAAAGACAGCGGGGCCTATTTCTATTTCGGACTGGACAAGTATGAAGGCGCCTCTCAGGACTGGACGCCGTATGTGTCCGGCAAATGGTTTACGTCGTGGGGCGATGGGTATACCGTCCGACCGGGCCGGCCGGTTCCGTTTTCGGTGGTCAACGACAACCAGGCGTGGGCCCAAAGCCCTCGGCTGAAGTTTCACACGCAATATACCAACGGCAATTTTGACTTCTGGGCCCGTTTGTCGCGGGGCGGGCTGGACTACATCAATCCGCTGGAGGCCTACAACAACCCGGCCGCCGCCGGCTGGACGTGGGGCCCGGAATGGTGGCAGCCCGCCGGACAGCAGGCCCCGTCGGGCACCGGCTATCAGCAGTTCACGGTGTTTGCCAAATACCTGCACGAGCTCAGCGACACCTTCAATATCGAATATATCCTCAGCTATGACACCTTCCGGTATATGCGCCGCGATTTTTCGAACAACTACAACCGCCACGATGAAGATGAAATCTTCGCCAAGGCCCTGGCCCGCTGGACGCCCGACGAGCGTCATTCCGTCGCCCTCGGCGCAGAACTGTCTCTGGAAAGCTTCAACTCAATGTCCGGCGGAAACTTTAACGCCTGGCGCATCAGCACCTATGACTGGGACAAAGAGGCCTGGACGACGGCCACATATTCCGGTCTCGGCGAATGGCAGTGGACTCTGACGGACTCCGTAACGCTCTTTCTGGGCGGCCGAGTGGACAAAAACAGTTATACCGATACGCTCTATTCCCCCCGTGCCGCCGTGGTGTACTCTTTAACCCCGCGGGACACCCTCAAATTCATCACGGCCCGGTCGGTACGGATGCAGAACGCCGAAGAATCCCGCCTGCGCTGGCTGGAAACCAAAGACACCAGCGATGCCGAAGAACTGGACAACCTGGAGATTCGATGGGAGCGGCAGCACAATGACAATCTCTGGTTTGCCTTCAGCGGCTTTACCAGCAAACTCGATGCAATTGCATGGGATGTCGCTTCGGTCTCCACAACCAACGTCGGCCTTCAGAAATCCTGGGGACTGGAGGGTGAGTTTACGTACAAAAAAGACAGCTGGAATCTCAGCGCCTCTCACAGTTATGTGACCTTGACCGATTTTGACCTTCGGGAGGGAATGAGCACCTACCTGGTCTCCGGCGACCGGCTGTCCAGCTGGAGCGACCACATCACCAAGGTGCAGGCCGGCTATCAATTCAATCCGAACTGGTCTCTGCTGACCTCCGCCCGCATCTATTGGGGCTTTCCGGGTGCGGAGGACTATGCCGAGGCCCATGATACAATCGACGAGGGCTTTTCGGATGCATATGACGCCGCCGTTTTCCTGAACATGGGGCTGCGGTATCAGAAAGAAAAAATCAGCATGGGATTGGACGGCACCAACCTGCTCGGATTTATTGACAAGAAATACAACCGGCGCCTGCGTGTGCAGGGCAACTGCAACGACTATCGTTCCACCGCCCCCTCCGTGCTTTTTTCTCTGAAATATCATTTCTGA
- the pdxA gene encoding 4-hydroxythreonine-4-phosphate dehydrogenase PdxA, whose amino-acid sequence MERSIRPIIGITMGDPAGIGPEIAAKALAAKGIYETARPLVIGDVRVIERGVRIVRAQVKVRAVSEVSEARFEHGTIEVLDLKNADPRSFEIGKVSASAGKAAFEAVVKAIELAMNRKIDAAVTGPISKEALHLAGYPYSGHTEIFAEYTKTKDYAMLLVEGAMRVVHVTTHVSLRRACDLVKKERVLKVIQLADAACKRLGIAKPTVGVAGLNPHAGEGGLFGDEEQKEIIPAVQAARAMGISAEGPVPADTLFSKVKGGQYDIAVAMYHDQGHIPVKVTGFFFNPQSRKWESVRGVNITLGLPIIRTSVDHGTAFDQAGKGTAVQESLIHAIEYAVKLAS is encoded by the coding sequence ATGGAACGTTCGATTCGGCCGATTATCGGCATTACAATGGGAGATCCGGCGGGAATCGGGCCGGAAATAGCCGCCAAAGCACTGGCCGCAAAAGGAATCTACGAAACGGCCAGACCGCTGGTAATCGGCGATGTGCGGGTGATTGAACGGGGGGTTCGGATTGTCCGTGCCCAGGTAAAGGTGCGGGCCGTCTCGGAGGTCTCCGAGGCCCGATTTGAACACGGAACCATCGAGGTTCTGGACCTAAAAAACGCAGACCCCCGCTCGTTTGAGATTGGGAAGGTCTCGGCATCGGCCGGCAAAGCCGCCTTCGAGGCCGTCGTGAAAGCGATTGAACTGGCGATGAACCGGAAAATTGATGCCGCCGTAACCGGCCCCATCAGCAAGGAGGCCCTGCATCTGGCCGGATACCCGTATTCCGGCCATACGGAAATCTTCGCCGAATACACCAAGACCAAAGACTACGCCATGCTTCTGGTCGAGGGAGCGATGCGGGTGGTGCATGTGACCACACATGTTTCCCTGAGGCGCGCCTGCGACCTTGTCAAAAAAGAAAGGGTTCTGAAGGTCATCCAGCTGGCGGATGCCGCATGCAAACGACTGGGCATCGCAAAACCGACCGTCGGAGTAGCCGGCTTAAATCCGCATGCCGGCGAAGGAGGTTTGTTCGGAGATGAAGAACAAAAGGAAATCATTCCGGCTGTCCAGGCGGCCCGAGCAATGGGCATTTCAGCGGAGGGACCTGTTCCGGCGGATACATTATTTTCCAAAGTAAAAGGCGGACAGTATGATATCGCCGTGGCTATGTATCACGACCAGGGGCATATTCCCGTGAAGGTAACGGGGTTCTTTTTCAATCCTCAGAGCCGCAAGTGGGAATCGGTTCGGGGAGTCAATATTACACTGGGGCTGCCGATTATTCGAACATCCGTCGATCACGGAACCGCTTTTGACCAGGCAGGAAAAGGAACCGCCGTCCAGGAAAGTCTGATTCACGCGATTGAATACGCCGTCAAACTGGCTTCCTGA
- the mnmG gene encoding tRNA uridine-5-carboxymethylaminomethyl(34) synthesis enzyme MnmG → MKKDYDIVVVGGGHAGAEAAWAASRMGARTLLLTLSRDTIAKMSCNPAIGGIGKGQLVREIDALGGLMGRAIDATGIQFRVLNRSKGPAVQSPRAQADKYAYKDWIRTALEDADNLDIAEGMAAEILLAHGRVSGLACTDSRIFRTKAVILTTGTFLGGILHCGPEKWPGGRLGEPACNELSDCLRRLGLTVRRLKTGTPVRLDARTVDLDKLEVQPGDEPPVPFSFLTDSIQQPQVPCWITYTNEAVHKLLRDNLHRAPMFTGQIESVGPRYCPSIETKIVRFADKNRHQIFLEPEDRAVTTIYCNGISTSVPKDVQEEMLRLIPGTENARIVHYAYAIEYDYCPATQLKINLESRRIPGLFMAGQINGTTGYEEAAALGLTAGINAVLSVRGQEPFVLGRDQAYIGVMLDDLLTREIDEPYRMFTSRAEYRLTLRSDNADVRLTPLGRRLGLADDARWQAFQDKQKQMEELTAYLRSVRVSGKSLWEWLQQPDHPLSEDLNSNETVRQMNLPRQVLEAVSIAAKYEGYLQRQQRQIERFRRLENVRLPEGLDYFQVPHLRYEAKEKLTAFRPYTLGQASRIGGITPADIDVLAIYLRKTVSA, encoded by the coding sequence ATGAAAAAGGACTATGACATTGTGGTTGTCGGGGGCGGACATGCGGGAGCGGAAGCGGCCTGGGCGGCCTCGCGGATGGGCGCCCGGACGCTGCTGCTGACGCTGTCGCGCGACACCATCGCCAAGATGAGCTGCAACCCGGCCATCGGCGGCATCGGCAAGGGCCAGCTGGTTCGCGAAATCGATGCGCTCGGCGGTCTGATGGGTCGGGCCATCGACGCAACGGGCATTCAGTTTCGCGTCCTGAACCGCTCCAAAGGCCCCGCCGTCCAAAGTCCCCGCGCGCAGGCCGACAAATACGCCTACAAGGACTGGATTCGCACCGCCCTCGAAGATGCGGACAATCTGGATATTGCGGAGGGAATGGCCGCCGAGATTCTTCTGGCCCACGGACGCGTTTCGGGTCTGGCCTGTACCGACAGCCGCATCTTTCGTACAAAGGCGGTCATTTTGACTACGGGCACCTTCCTGGGCGGCATCTTGCACTGCGGCCCCGAAAAATGGCCCGGCGGGCGGCTGGGCGAGCCGGCCTGCAACGAACTGTCCGACTGTCTGCGCCGGCTGGGACTGACCGTCCGACGGCTCAAAACCGGCACACCCGTGCGGCTGGACGCCCGCACCGTGGATTTGGACAAACTGGAGGTCCAGCCGGGCGATGAACCCCCGGTGCCGTTTTCGTTTCTGACCGATTCGATTCAGCAGCCGCAGGTGCCCTGCTGGATTACCTACACCAACGAGGCTGTCCACAAACTCCTGCGCGACAACCTCCACCGGGCGCCGATGTTTACCGGCCAGATTGAGTCGGTCGGCCCGCGGTACTGTCCGAGCATCGAAACCAAAATCGTTCGATTTGCCGACAAGAACCGTCATCAGATTTTTCTGGAGCCCGAAGACCGCGCTGTGACGACGATTTACTGCAACGGCATCAGCACCTCCGTGCCCAAAGATGTGCAGGAGGAAATGCTGCGGCTGATACCCGGCACCGAAAACGCCCGGATTGTTCACTATGCCTACGCCATCGAATACGACTACTGCCCGGCCACCCAGCTGAAAATCAATCTCGAAAGCCGCCGAATCCCCGGGCTTTTTATGGCGGGCCAAATCAACGGCACCACCGGCTATGAAGAGGCCGCCGCGCTGGGGCTGACGGCGGGCATCAATGCCGTCCTGTCCGTCCGCGGGCAGGAGCCCTTTGTCCTCGGGCGCGACCAGGCCTATATCGGCGTGATGCTCGATGACCTGCTGACCCGCGAAATTGATGAACCCTATCGGATGTTTACCTCTCGTGCCGAATATCGGCTCACGCTCCGTTCGGACAACGCCGATGTGCGGCTGACACCGCTGGGCCGGCGGTTGGGGCTGGCGGATGACGCCCGCTGGCAGGCCTTTCAAGACAAACAAAAGCAGATGGAGGAGCTGACGGCCTATCTGCGTTCCGTACGGGTCTCGGGCAAGTCGCTTTGGGAATGGCTTCAGCAGCCCGACCATCCGCTTTCCGAAGACCTCAACAGCAATGAAACGGTTCGGCAGATGAATCTGCCCCGACAGGTCCTCGAGGCCGTCTCGATTGCCGCCAAATATGAGGGCTATCTCCAGCGTCAGCAGCGGCAAATCGAGCGGTTCCGCCGGCTCGAAAACGTCCGCCTGCCGGAGGGGCTGGATTATTTCCAGGTCCCGCACCTGCGGTATGAGGCCAAAGAAAAACTGACGGCCTTTCGCCCGTACACGCTCGGGCAGGCCTCCCGAATCGGCGGCATTACCCCTGCGGACATCGATGTGCTGGCCATTTACCTGCGAAAAACCGTAAGCGCTTGA
- a CDS encoding sodium:solute symporter, translating into MQTETLHWIDWTIIAAYIGLIAYLGKRFAEKGKSTDGYFVGSRSIPAWAIGMSVLATLISSVTFLAYPGQGFSGNWILLVQGLAVPVTLLTFIWFIVPLYRKFIGLSAYEYFEKRFGFFARLYSSLGFVMMHFTKMGTVFYLLALALASMTGQNTYLIVLLVGIVTILYTWAGGIEGVIWMDVIQGLILIAGGIVSCVLLLAKAPQGPAALLQTAWENGKMSMGPFSWDFTRLTFWVMFINGVFYAVQKYGTDQTIVQRFLVAKTDRKAVKAALMGTLLCVPVWTLFIFIGTLLWAYYRTAPGLLPAGITGDQVFPYFIMTQIPAGLTGLIVAALFSAAMSTLDSDLNCLAAVGIEDFYRRFRPDAADRDCLRLGKMIILVCGLISVGIACLYVRWGGEAILGTLFGLYAVFSGGIAGIFLLAFFTVRTNRKGLNTGIAACVLFTAYAVLTSTKFDLGGPQKQLIVDLGKFNFPHHPYMVGVYSHIVLFVVGYLASFFFKPERDIRELTFYGWRDQHRSAQAASETDSRSGMFSSE; encoded by the coding sequence GTGCAAACGGAAACCCTTCACTGGATTGACTGGACCATCATTGCCGCCTACATCGGGCTGATTGCTTACCTCGGCAAGCGATTTGCAGAAAAAGGAAAATCGACGGACGGGTATTTTGTAGGGAGCCGTTCGATTCCGGCCTGGGCAATCGGGATGTCTGTGCTGGCCACCCTGATCAGCAGTGTCACGTTTTTGGCCTATCCCGGGCAGGGATTCAGCGGCAACTGGATTCTTTTGGTGCAGGGGCTGGCCGTCCCCGTCACGCTCCTGACGTTTATCTGGTTTATTGTTCCCCTGTATCGAAAATTCATCGGCCTGAGCGCCTATGAATATTTTGAAAAGCGGTTTGGCTTCTTCGCCCGACTGTACAGCTCTCTGGGATTTGTAATGATGCATTTTACGAAGATGGGGACCGTCTTTTATCTGCTGGCGCTGGCCCTGGCTTCGATGACCGGCCAAAACACCTATCTGATTGTTCTGCTGGTCGGAATCGTAACGATTCTTTATACGTGGGCGGGAGGCATTGAAGGGGTCATCTGGATGGACGTCATTCAGGGATTGATTCTCATTGCCGGCGGGATTGTCTCCTGCGTCCTCCTGCTGGCCAAAGCCCCCCAGGGTCCGGCCGCCCTGCTTCAGACCGCCTGGGAGAACGGCAAAATGAGCATGGGGCCGTTCAGCTGGGACTTCACGCGGCTGACCTTTTGGGTGATGTTCATCAACGGAGTATTTTACGCCGTCCAGAAATACGGCACCGACCAAACCATCGTGCAGCGCTTCCTGGTGGCCAAAACAGACCGAAAAGCCGTCAAGGCCGCTCTGATGGGAACCCTCCTGTGCGTGCCGGTCTGGACCTTATTTATTTTTATCGGGACCCTGCTGTGGGCCTACTACCGCACGGCGCCGGGTCTGCTGCCGGCCGGCATTACCGGGGATCAGGTCTTCCCGTATTTTATTATGACGCAGATTCCGGCCGGTTTGACGGGGCTGATTGTCGCCGCTTTGTTTTCGGCGGCCATGTCCACGCTCGATTCGGATTTGAATTGTCTGGCGGCGGTCGGCATCGAAGATTTTTACCGGCGTTTCCGGCCCGATGCAGCCGACCGAGACTGTCTGCGGCTGGGAAAAATGATTATTCTGGTCTGCGGCCTTATTTCGGTAGGCATCGCCTGTCTGTATGTCCGATGGGGAGGGGAAGCCATTCTCGGCACGCTATTCGGATTGTATGCTGTTTTTTCCGGCGGGATTGCCGGCATTTTTCTGCTGGCCTTTTTTACCGTACGCACCAATCGAAAAGGGCTGAATACGGGCATCGCCGCCTGCGTTCTGTTTACGGCCTATGCCGTCCTGACCTCTACGAAATTTGACCTGGGCGGCCCCCAAAAACAGCTGATTGTGGACTTGGGGAAATTCAATTTCCCCCATCATCCGTATATGGTGGGGGTTTACAGCCACATCGTCCTGTTTGTCGTTGGATATCTGGCCAGCTTCTTTTTCAAGCCGGAGCGGGATATTCGAGAATTGACGTTCTACGGCTGGCGCGACCAGCATCGGTCGGCCCAAGCCGCATCCGAAACCGACAGCCGTTCGGGAATGTTTTCCTCCGAATAG
- a CDS encoding four-carbon acid sugar kinase family protein, producing MIVVIADDFSGAAELAGIGFCAGLRTQVQTDFSPDTQAELLVLDTNSRSCPPSEAAFRVRKAVRQIKEAGIAIDWLYKKTDSVLRGPIAAELLELMKILNIPRVLLVPANPSQGRIVRDGRYFVNQKPLDRTDFAKDPEYPAKSSDVLELLGLSSSPDAGVLKPGQKLPDRGIRLGQAETSRDLQVWAECLEPQTLATGAADFFTAILQAKGFRLDAAMSRTPFRARPPALFVFGSGSAYSRTILQKAHRLGRTVYQMPDELFSCRDRFSESELPVQRWAEQIAAAFEKEDCVAAAIDRPVVPDPLFARTLAAVTAIMVQEVSDRIRIREYYIEGGATASAVIRRLGWSRFDISARPAPGVVQMRIAKKEDCFLTVKPGSYSWPEPILNLFLKGISCANGNPSLD from the coding sequence ATGATTGTGGTGATAGCAGATGACTTTTCGGGTGCAGCGGAACTTGCCGGTATCGGATTTTGTGCCGGGCTCCGCACGCAGGTCCAGACGGATTTTTCCCCGGATACGCAGGCCGAGCTTCTGGTTCTGGACACCAACTCGAGGTCCTGCCCGCCGTCGGAGGCGGCCTTCCGCGTTCGAAAGGCCGTCCGGCAAATCAAGGAAGCCGGCATCGCCATCGACTGGCTTTACAAAAAAACTGACTCGGTTTTGCGGGGACCGATTGCTGCCGAATTGCTTGAACTGATGAAAATCCTGAACATCCCGAGGGTGCTTCTGGTGCCTGCCAACCCCTCGCAAGGCCGGATTGTCCGAGACGGCCGCTATTTTGTGAATCAGAAGCCCCTGGACCGGACGGATTTTGCCAAAGACCCGGAATATCCGGCCAAGTCCTCTGATGTACTTGAATTATTGGGATTGTCTTCCTCCCCGGATGCCGGTGTGCTGAAACCCGGACAGAAGCTTCCCGACAGGGGAATCCGGCTCGGCCAGGCGGAAACCAGCCGGGACCTTCAGGTCTGGGCCGAATGCCTCGAACCACAAACCCTTGCAACCGGAGCAGCGGATTTCTTCACCGCCATTCTCCAAGCCAAAGGATTTCGTCTCGATGCCGCGATGAGCCGGACGCCTTTCCGGGCCCGACCGCCGGCCCTGTTCGTGTTCGGCAGCGGCTCTGCATACAGCCGCACAATCCTGCAGAAAGCACACCGGCTGGGCCGCACCGTGTATCAAATGCCGGATGAGCTCTTTTCCTGCAGAGACCGATTCAGCGAATCAGAGCTGCCTGTACAAAGATGGGCCGAGCAGATTGCGGCGGCCTTTGAGAAGGAGGACTGCGTCGCCGCCGCCATTGACAGACCCGTTGTTCCAGACCCTCTCTTCGCCCGCACTCTGGCGGCTGTGACGGCGATTATGGTGCAGGAGGTATCCGACCGCATCCGCATCAGGGAGTACTATATTGAAGGCGGCGCCACGGCCTCTGCCGTTATCCGCCGGCTGGGATGGAGCCGCTTTGACATATCCGCACGGCCGGCTCCCGGCGTCGTACAGATGCGCATCGCGAAAAAGGAAGACTGCTTCTTGACCGTAAAGCCGGGCAGTTATTCGTGGCCTGAACCCATCCTGAACCTCTTTTTGAAAGGCATCTCCTGTGCAAACGGAAACCCTTCACTGGATTGA